One window of Pseudomonas sp. ML2-2023-3 genomic DNA carries:
- the cysQ gene encoding 3'(2'),5'-bisphosphate nucleotidase CysQ has protein sequence MSGLPHPLLEGVITLAHAAGDAILPFWRAGVEVTAKADDSPVTAADLAAHHVLLDGLTALDPSIPVLSEEDANIPRSIRAGWTRWWLVDPLDGTKEFISGTEEFTVNVALIEEGRVVFGVVSMPTSGRCYYGGAGLGAWRADGDVSVPISVRNTPPEGEALTVVASRRHSSPEQERLLAGLSEHLGELQLTSVGSSLKFCLLAEGAADCYPRLAPTSQWDTAAAQGVLEGAGGVVLQLDGEPFSYPPRESLLNDSFLALPAKAPWREKLLDLAQG, from the coding sequence GTGAGTGGTTTGCCCCATCCGTTGCTTGAGGGCGTCATCACCCTGGCCCATGCCGCTGGCGACGCGATCTTGCCGTTCTGGCGGGCCGGTGTTGAAGTCACCGCCAAGGCCGATGACTCCCCGGTAACCGCCGCCGATCTGGCAGCACACCATGTGCTGCTCGATGGCCTGACAGCTCTTGATCCGAGCATTCCTGTGCTGTCGGAAGAAGACGCCAATATTCCCCGGAGCATACGTGCCGGGTGGACGCGCTGGTGGTTGGTTGATCCGCTGGATGGCACCAAGGAATTTATTTCTGGCACTGAAGAATTCACGGTCAATGTTGCGCTGATCGAAGAGGGCAGAGTGGTGTTTGGCGTGGTATCCATGCCCACCAGCGGTCGTTGCTACTACGGTGGCGCGGGCTTGGGCGCATGGCGGGCGGATGGCGATGTGAGTGTGCCCATCAGCGTGCGCAACACGCCGCCTGAAGGCGAGGCGTTGACCGTGGTTGCCAGCCGCCGGCATTCCAGCCCTGAGCAGGAACGTTTACTGGCCGGGCTGAGTGAGCATCTGGGCGAGTTGCAGCTGACCAGTGTGGGCAGTTCGTTGAAATTCTGTTTGCTGGCAGAAGGCGCTGCCGATTGCTATCCGCGCCTGGCGCCGACTTCGCAATGGGATACGGCGGCGGCTCAAGGCGTGCTGGAAGGGGCCGGTGGTGTGGTGTTGCAACTGGATGGCGAGCCGTTCAGCTACCCGCCCCGTGAGTCATTGCTCAATGACTCGTTTCTGGCATTGCCTGCCAAGGCACCGTGGCGTGAAAAACTGCTGGATCTGGCACAAGGCTGA
- the yrfG gene encoding GMP/IMP nucleotidase, producing the protein MTVLPWRDIDTVLLDMDGTLLDLHYDNHFWLEHLPQRYAELHGISRAMADLELTPLFEGNAGQLKWYCLDFWSRELKIPVRELKLETAHLIALRPDADTFLAAIKKAGKRVIMITNAHRDSLSLKLERIELAPYFERLISSHDYGFPKESPAFWDALHADIDFDPGRSLFIDDTLPILRSARDFGVAHLLAVKQPDSKKGPKDTQEFAALGDYRELLEGL; encoded by the coding sequence ATGACCGTTTTACCTTGGCGCGACATCGATACCGTGCTGCTCGACATGGACGGCACGCTGCTCGACCTGCACTACGACAATCATTTCTGGCTCGAACACCTGCCTCAGCGCTACGCCGAGCTGCATGGCATCAGCCGGGCAATGGCGGATCTTGAGCTGACGCCGCTGTTTGAAGGCAATGCTGGCCAGTTGAAATGGTATTGCCTGGACTTCTGGAGCCGCGAGCTGAAGATCCCGGTACGCGAGCTCAAGCTTGAAACCGCTCATCTGATTGCCTTGCGACCCGACGCCGATACTTTTCTGGCGGCCATCAAAAAAGCGGGCAAACGGGTGATCATGATCACCAACGCGCACCGTGATTCGTTGTCATTGAAATTGGAGCGCATTGAACTGGCGCCTTATTTCGAGCGCCTGATCAGCTCCCACGATTACGGTTTTCCAAAGGAAAGCCCGGCGTTCTGGGATGCACTGCACGCCGATATCGACTTTGACCCGGGCCGTAGCCTGTTTATCGATGACACCTTGCCGATTCTGCGCAGTGCCCGTGATTTTGGCGTGGCCCACTTGCTGGCAGTCAAACAGCCCGACAGCAAAAAAGGCCCGAAGGACACACAAGAATTTGCCGCGCTGGGCGACTATCGCGAACTGCTGGAAGGGCTGTAA
- the nudE gene encoding ADP compounds hydrolase NudE, whose translation MRQKPTVLAREIVASSRLFRVEEVQLRFSNGVERTYERLVGRGNGYGAVMIVAMIDAEHAILVEEYCGGTDEYEISLPKGLIEPGEDVLAAAERELKEEAGFGARQLEHLTELSLSPGYMSQKIQVVLATDLYEAHLEGDEPEPMRVDRVNLRELSSLVLNPQFSEGRALAALYLARDLLTQRGVFQP comes from the coding sequence ATGCGCCAAAAACCCACCGTACTTGCCCGTGAAATTGTTGCCAGTAGCCGATTATTTCGGGTCGAAGAGGTGCAGTTGCGCTTCTCCAATGGCGTTGAGCGCACTTACGAACGGTTGGTGGGGCGCGGCAACGGTTATGGCGCAGTGATGATTGTGGCCATGATCGACGCTGAACACGCAATTCTGGTCGAAGAATATTGCGGCGGCACTGATGAGTACGAAATTTCGCTGCCCAAGGGCCTGATCGAGCCGGGTGAAGACGTGCTGGCGGCGGCTGAGCGAGAGTTGAAGGAGGAGGCCGGTTTCGGTGCTCGCCAGCTTGAGCATTTGACCGAGCTGTCACTGTCCCCTGGCTACATGAGCCAAAAAATCCAGGTGGTGCTGGCGACTGACCTTTATGAAGCGCATCTGGAAGGCGACGAGCCCGAGCCGATGCGTGTTGATCGGGTCAATCTGCGGGAGCTGTCGAGCCTGGTGCTCAACCCGCAATTCAGTGAGGGGCGTGCCCTGGCTGCGCTGTATCTGGCGCGTGACCTTCTGACCCAGCGCGGAGTGTTCCAGCCGTGA
- the lysM gene encoding peptidoglycan-binding protein LysM, translating to MSIFSFVKEAGEKLINLLTPGNANAGEELKKHVEEVGLGNPNITATVDGDKVTVSGEVATQEEKEKIILAAGNIAGVASVEDQITVSGPTVVASRFVVVKKGDTLSAISLQVYGNANQYNKIFEANKPLLKDPNKIYPGQTLRIPE from the coding sequence ATGAGCATTTTCAGCTTTGTGAAAGAAGCCGGTGAAAAACTGATCAATCTGCTGACCCCCGGTAATGCCAATGCCGGTGAGGAGCTGAAGAAACACGTAGAGGAAGTGGGCCTGGGCAATCCAAATATCACCGCCACCGTTGACGGTGACAAAGTGACGGTCAGTGGCGAAGTGGCCACGCAGGAAGAGAAAGAAAAAATCATTCTGGCTGCCGGGAACATCGCGGGCGTGGCCAGCGTTGAGGATCAAATTACGGTCAGTGGCCCGACTGTTGTCGCTTCGCGTTTTGTGGTGGTGAAAAAGGGCGACACCCTGAGCGCGATTTCATTGCAGGTGTACGGCAACGCCAACCAGTACAACAAAATCTTCGAAGCCAACAAACCGCTGCTCAAGGATCCGAACAAGATCTACCCGGGTCAGACGCTGCGTATTCCCGAGTAA